In a single window of the Ignavibacteria bacterium genome:
- the fabG gene encoding 3-oxoacyl-[acyl-carrier-protein] reductase yields MFENKIVIVTGGSRGIGKSIAKKFASLGAKVTVTYKNSVDTAVFDSLGIKYHQCDAADTTAVQAFADGIIKEHGKIDILVNNAGMTKDGLLMRMSEADWDSVLDTNAKGVFNFTKAVTRQMISQKQGKIVNISSVVGLTGNAGQSNYAASKAAVIGFTKSIAKELASRNINVNCIAPGYIDTDMTSKLNDTVKQGILQSIPMKRIGDGNDIANAVMFLCSDESSYITGQTLCVDGGMVM; encoded by the coding sequence ATGTTCGAAAATAAAATTGTTATTGTTACCGGCGGTTCAAGAGGGATCGGTAAATCTATCGCAAAAAAGTTTGCTTCACTTGGCGCGAAAGTTACAGTAACTTATAAGAATTCTGTAGATACTGCAGTATTCGATTCACTGGGAATTAAATATCATCAATGTGATGCAGCAGATACAACAGCCGTTCAGGCGTTTGCTGACGGTATAATAAAAGAACACGGAAAAATTGACATACTTGTAAATAATGCAGGTATGACAAAAGACGGTTTGCTAATGAGAATGAGTGAAGCTGACTGGGATAGTGTACTTGATACAAATGCCAAGGGAGTATTTAATTTTACAAAGGCTGTTACCAGGCAAATGATATCACAGAAACAGGGCAAAATTGTCAATATCAGCTCTGTTGTTGGCTTAACAGGTAATGCAGGTCAATCAAATTACGCGGCATCAAAAGCTGCAGTAATTGGTTTTACGAAATCAATTGCCAAAGAGCTTGCTTCCAGGAACATTAATGTGAACTGTATAGCTCCCGGTTATATTGATACTGATATGACAAGCAAACTTAATGATACTGTTAAGCAGGGTATTTTACAGTCTATACCTATGAAGAGGATAGGTGACGGCAATGATATTGCCAATGCCGTAATGTTCCTCTGTTCAGATGAATCATCATACATTACCGGGCAGACCCTTTGTGTTGATGGCGGCATGGTAATGTAA
- a CDS encoding SLBB domain-containing protein — MKLLVGLFFILVVSGITHSQIDSSLILGLSSKNATVSVFDLSDPTGVNMEVNLWGFIRYPGRYRVPVNTTFLDLLTFSGGPIEDSNLEDIRILRDMNDPAKKPTVIKINYEDLLWEDQVSTKTKPNPVLQPGDVVVVLREKRYTFRDYLQIYVPIITSIVSIATLLITISRN, encoded by the coding sequence ATGAAATTATTAGTTGGTCTGTTTTTTATTCTCGTAGTTTCCGGTATAACACATTCACAGATCGATAGCAGTCTTATTCTTGGATTATCCAGCAAGAATGCTACAGTTTCGGTCTTCGATCTTAGTGACCCGACCGGGGTAAATATGGAAGTAAATTTATGGGGATTTATCCGGTATCCCGGAAGGTACAGAGTACCTGTTAATACAACTTTTTTGGATCTTCTTACATTTTCCGGGGGCCCGATCGAAGATTCAAATCTGGAAGATATAAGGATCTTAAGAGATATGAATGATCCTGCAAAAAAACCAACTGTAATAAAGATCAATTACGAAGATCTGCTTTGGGAAGACCAGGTTTCAACAAAAACCAAACCAAACCCTGTATTGCAGCCGGGTGATGTAGTGGTAGTATTAAGAGAAAAAAGATATACATTCAGGGATTATTTACAGATATACGTACCAATTATTACATCAATTGTTTCAATTGCGACATTGCTTATCACAATTTCAAGGAATTAA
- a CDS encoding PD40 domain-containing protein: MLIVKFTGIILALFLLLSDISNAQYVGFGRNKVQYNDFEWHTLSTEHFKIYYYPEMKELAEIGAAYAEESYKIHQQNFNYSLIDTVPIIFYATPTHFRETNTTPGLIPDGVGGFFEFIKGRVVIPFDGSLGNFKHVIRHELCHVFMVAKVANILRLHRQPAERQMPLWFTEGLAEYWSTDWDATAEMVIKDAVMNEYMVGLDDWERFYGTFFMYKFGQNVLQYIGENYGKEKILLLIENIWMSDDFSVVMEKTIGKDYEAFDYEYLFNLKKKYFPQISTEDSPLMKTKPVFTGGFGHKPAYYKDGNKEEVFFIGNISGYTSIFKVNLKNKSKVETVIEGERTEDFEEFHFFRTGMDISSKGLLAFATKSGESDALHFYDVKLEKLISSYHFDGLIQIGSPSFTSDGMSLVFPALDKGGKSDLYIFSLTDKSLTRLTNDYYDDRDPDISPDGKFIVFSSDRTYAGQDNNYNLFTYDIQSKRISYLTTGSQVDFSPQISPDGNKVVYTSTAGGLQNIWITKLVKTAQPDGSLAITADSSKTQKITNFITSSFDPRWAGDDQLVFAVYEKGGISVRLMDDVPKLIDSPVTTRNLFFGDTQKMWSFSKLKGIEKRNALKYKKEYTLDIATTNISADPVFGATAGGILAMSDLLGNDQYYFLVYNNSESGDEFFKSFNVAISKVSRGQRLNYAYGIFHLSGRRYDYGDAFSYFERTFGGYFALSYPLSFFRRIDASISLANSKRSVTEEKVNRRALLLTNSIAYTKDNAIWGPTGPLDGSRLNVTLGYTTDIQFGNVNYFTFIFDYRRYTRLSNTVAVGSRFAYLMNEGDEARRWAIGGSWDLRGWPRFGLRGKKAFVISNELRFPLVDLVDIRFPFGINFFFPYIRGAAFVDIGNAWDKEYGETKASVGIGMRINLFYIIALRYDIGKRVENNLKHFQSGIFQQFFFGWDF, translated from the coding sequence ATGCTGATAGTAAAATTTACCGGGATCATCTTAGCGCTGTTTTTGCTCTTAAGTGATATATCTAATGCTCAATACGTTGGTTTTGGCAGAAATAAGGTCCAGTATAATGATTTTGAGTGGCATACACTTTCTACCGAACATTTTAAGATATATTATTACCCCGAAATGAAAGAGCTGGCTGAAATAGGCGCAGCATACGCTGAAGAATCCTACAAAATACATCAGCAGAATTTTAACTATTCGCTTATTGATACCGTCCCTATAATTTTTTATGCAACTCCAACACACTTCCGCGAAACCAATACAACTCCCGGCCTGATACCGGACGGAGTTGGCGGTTTTTTTGAATTCATTAAAGGCAGGGTTGTAATTCCTTTCGATGGTTCTTTAGGCAATTTTAAACATGTTATTCGCCATGAGCTTTGCCATGTATTCATGGTGGCAAAAGTTGCCAATATACTGCGGCTGCACCGCCAGCCGGCTGAGCGCCAAATGCCGCTATGGTTCACCGAAGGACTTGCTGAATACTGGAGCACTGATTGGGACGCTACGGCAGAGATGGTAATAAAAGATGCTGTAATGAACGAATACATGGTAGGACTGGATGACTGGGAAAGATTTTACGGAACATTTTTTATGTACAAGTTCGGCCAAAATGTACTGCAGTATATAGGCGAAAATTACGGTAAAGAAAAAATTCTGCTTCTTATAGAAAATATATGGATGAGCGATGATTTTTCTGTGGTGATGGAAAAAACCATCGGGAAGGATTACGAAGCTTTTGATTATGAGTACCTCTTCAATTTAAAAAAGAAATATTTCCCGCAGATCTCAACTGAAGACTCTCCGTTAATGAAAACCAAGCCTGTTTTCACAGGCGGCTTTGGCCATAAACCGGCGTATTATAAGGATGGGAATAAAGAAGAAGTATTTTTCATCGGTAATATTTCAGGCTATACAAGCATTTTTAAGGTCAATTTAAAAAATAAAAGCAAAGTTGAAACGGTTATTGAAGGTGAACGCACTGAAGATTTTGAAGAGTTTCATTTTTTCAGGACCGGTATGGATATTTCCTCAAAAGGTTTGCTTGCATTCGCAACAAAATCAGGCGAATCCGATGCACTGCATTTTTATGATGTAAAGCTTGAAAAGCTCATATCTAGCTATCATTTTGATGGCTTGATACAGATAGGCTCACCTTCTTTTACATCTGACGGGATGAGCCTTGTTTTCCCGGCGCTTGATAAAGGAGGAAAAAGCGATCTTTATATTTTCAGCCTCACCGATAAATCACTTACCAGGCTAACAAATGATTATTATGATGACAGGGATCCCGATATTTCACCCGATGGAAAATTTATTGTGTTTTCTTCAGACAGGACTTATGCCGGGCAGGATAATAACTACAACCTGTTCACTTATGATATACAGAGCAAAAGGATAAGTTATTTAACAACAGGCAGCCAGGTTGATTTTTCTCCGCAGATATCGCCTGACGGTAATAAAGTGGTTTATACTTCTACTGCGGGAGGCCTTCAGAATATATGGATAACAAAGCTTGTCAAAACCGCACAGCCTGATGGCTCACTTGCTATAACTGCTGATAGCAGCAAAACTCAAAAGATCACAAATTTCATTACATCAAGCTTTGATCCGCGCTGGGCAGGAGATGATCAGCTTGTTTTTGCAGTTTACGAAAAAGGCGGGATCTCCGTAAGGCTGATGGATGACGTTCCTAAGCTTATTGATTCACCGGTAACAACACGTAATCTTTTTTTTGGTGATACCCAAAAGATGTGGTCTTTCAGTAAACTCAAAGGCATAGAAAAAAGGAACGCGCTTAAATACAAAAAAGAATATACACTGGATATTGCGACCACTAACATTTCAGCAGATCCTGTTTTTGGTGCAACCGCAGGAGGAATTCTTGCAATGAGCGATCTTCTTGGAAATGACCAGTATTACTTCCTGGTGTATAATAACTCAGAATCAGGCGATGAATTTTTTAAGAGCTTTAATGTTGCTATATCAAAAGTATCAAGGGGCCAGCGTTTAAACTACGCTTACGGCATTTTCCATTTATCAGGCAGAAGGTATGATTACGGAGATGCGTTCTCGTATTTTGAAAGAACTTTCGGCGGATATTTTGCTCTAAGCTATCCTTTATCCTTTTTCAGAAGAATAGATGCGAGTATATCACTTGCAAACAGCAAACGCAGCGTAACCGAAGAAAAAGTTAACAGGCGCGCCCTGCTTCTTACTAATTCTATTGCATATACAAAAGATAATGCTATCTGGGGTCCAACAGGCCCGCTTGATGGCAGCAGGCTGAATGTTACATTAGGCTATACCACAGATATACAGTTCGGCAATGTGAATTATTTTACATTCATTTTTGATTACCGCAGATATACAAGGCTAAGCAATACGGTAGCTGTTGGCTCCCGCTTCGCTTACTTAATGAACGAAGGCGATGAAGCCCGCCGCTGGGCTATCGGCGGTAGCTGGGATCTGAGAGGCTGGCCGCGCTTCGGCTTAAGAGGTAAAAAAGCTTTTGTTATCAGCAATGAGCTTCGTTTCCCCCTTGTTGATCTTGTTGATATCAGGTTTCCGTTCGGCATAAACTTTTTCTTTCCATATATCCGCGGCGCAGCATTTGTTGATATCGGTAATGCATGGGATAAGGAGTACGGGGAAACAAAAGCCAGTGTTGGAATCGGCATGCGTATTAATTTGTTTTACATAATAGCTTTACGTTATGATATAGGCAAAAGGGTCGAAAACAATCTGAAACATTTCCAAAGCGGTATATTTCAGCAATTTTTCTTTGGGTGGGATTTTTAG
- the fabD gene encoding ACP S-malonyltransferase — MSIAFIYPGQGSQYVGMGQDLYDNYPEIKELYLQANEILGINIAEVSFSGPEDKLKQTFITQPAIVTHSIAATKLVKNIEPQYTAGHSLGEFSALIKAGALSFEDGLKLVQLRGELMQKAGEENKGTMAAIIGLDTIKIIDVCRDASEFGIVQVANFNSPGQIVISGSVEGVQQAMKLAKERGAKMAKELVVHGAFHSPLMESAKEDFEVALDYTEFRKVKIPVYTNVHAKPITQDTDLEFIKETLYDQLTSSVRWDESVVNMINDGAKEFIELGPGKVLQGLIKRINNTVNIRGIDKAADVEALNN, encoded by the coding sequence ATGAGTATAGCATTTATTTACCCGGGTCAGGGATCCCAATATGTTGGGATGGGACAGGATTTATACGATAATTACCCTGAAATTAAAGAGCTTTATCTGCAGGCTAACGAAATACTTGGAATAAACATAGCAGAAGTTAGTTTTTCAGGACCTGAAGATAAACTTAAACAGACATTTATAACCCAGCCTGCAATTGTTACACATTCCATTGCAGCAACTAAGCTGGTTAAAAATATTGAACCGCAATATACCGCAGGACATTCCCTGGGGGAATTTTCTGCACTAATAAAGGCCGGGGCATTGAGCTTTGAAGACGGCTTAAAGCTGGTTCAGCTTAGGGGTGAACTAATGCAGAAAGCCGGCGAAGAGAATAAAGGAACAATGGCTGCAATTATCGGCCTTGATACCATAAAGATAATTGATGTATGCCGCGATGCCTCTGAATTTGGCATTGTACAGGTTGCCAATTTTAATTCCCCGGGGCAGATAGTTATTTCCGGCTCAGTCGAAGGTGTCCAGCAGGCGATGAAGCTGGCTAAAGAACGCGGTGCAAAAATGGCAAAAGAGCTGGTTGTGCACGGGGCTTTTCATTCACCGCTGATGGAATCAGCAAAAGAAGATTTTGAAGTTGCCCTTGATTACACTGAGTTCAGGAAAGTTAAAATACCTGTATACACCAATGTTCATGCAAAACCGATCACACAGGATACGGATCTTGAATTCATAAAAGAAACACTTTATGACCAGCTTACTTCATCTGTAAGATGGGATGAAAGTGTGGTGAATATGATCAATGACGGCGCTAAAGAATTCATTGAGCTTGGTCCCGGTAAGGTTCTGCAGGGATTAATAAAACGTATAAATAATACTGTAAATATTCGCGGTATTGATAAAGCTGCTGATGTTGAAGCATTAAATAATTAA
- a CDS encoding DUF309 domain-containing protein: protein MSAYHRSRLIAAVNKFNNKDYFECHEILEDIWFDERGDARDFYQGLLHAATAFYHLTKKNNFKGTVLQLEKSMNKLDKYKEPFMGVDIPILKKQLLNILNRLKKKEVPKRLPRINLL from the coding sequence ATGAGCGCATATCACCGTTCAAGGCTGATTGCTGCTGTTAATAAATTCAACAATAAAGATTATTTCGAATGCCATGAGATCCTTGAAGATATTTGGTTTGATGAAAGAGGCGATGCCAGGGATTTTTACCAGGGGTTACTTCATGCAGCAACCGCTTTTTATCATCTTACAAAAAAGAACAATTTTAAAGGCACTGTACTGCAGCTTGAAAAATCCATGAACAAACTTGATAAGTACAAGGAACCTTTTATGGGAGTTGATATACCAATACTTAAGAAACAGCTCCTCAATATTTTGAACAGGCTTAAAAAAAAGGAAGTCCCCAAAAGACTTCCCCGTATAAACTTATTATAA
- a CDS encoding DoxX family protein, giving the protein MSLFFKAHGKPSIGLLLIRLVVGTYILSLGIMQASNIEDYINKVKALHFFSENTAFIIGFITPFLLIIFGGLYIMGFFTPVTSFTLALISLVKIASRGLFPTEGIPFNKDLLFFVCFLVTLFAGAGIISFDALLDRKKKKPNAIGPVDKNITEGKTVVTAEIISEKPADDIETKQDEKIIN; this is encoded by the coding sequence ATGAGTTTATTTTTTAAAGCCCACGGAAAACCATCCATTGGATTGCTGCTTATCCGCTTAGTTGTTGGCACTTATATTTTATCCTTAGGAATAATGCAGGCAAGCAATATCGAAGATTATATCAACAAAGTTAAAGCTCTTCATTTCTTCAGTGAAAACACTGCTTTCATTATTGGCTTTATTACACCTTTTCTTCTGATAATTTTCGGGGGACTTTATATCATGGGTTTTTTTACTCCGGTTACCAGCTTTACTCTTGCACTCATATCACTTGTGAAAATAGCTTCACGCGGCCTCTTCCCTACTGAAGGAATACCGTTCAATAAAGATCTTCTGTTCTTTGTTTGCTTTTTAGTTACACTCTTTGCCGGTGCCGGTATAATTAGCTTTGATGCTTTGCTGGACAGGAAAAAGAAAAAACCGAATGCAATAGGCCCTGTTGATAAAAATATCACGGAAGGCAAAACTGTGGTAACTGCAGAAATTATATCTGAAAAGCCTGCTGATGATATTGAGACTAAGCAGGATGAAAAAATTATAAACTAA